The following proteins are encoded in a genomic region of Rhinoraja longicauda isolate Sanriku21f chromosome 14, sRhiLon1.1, whole genome shotgun sequence:
- the LOC144600031 gene encoding non-selective voltage-gated ion channel VDAC1 produces MAVPPTYADLGKAARDVFTKGYGFGLIKLDLKTKSENGLEFTSAGSANVDTAKVAGSLETKYKWVDYGLTFTEKWNTDNVLGTEITIEDQLLKGLKIGFDSSFAPNTGKKSGKIKSGYKREHVNLGVDVDFDIAGPAIRGAIVVGFEGWLAGYQMTFETTKSRVSQSNFAVGFKADDFQLHTNVNDGTEFGGSIYQKISDNLETGINLAWTAGNSNARFGIAAKYKIDDEATCSIKVNNSSLIGLGYSQILKPGIKVSLSALLDGKNINGGGHKLGLGFEFEA; encoded by the exons ATGGCAGTTCCACCAACTTATGCAGATCTCGGGAAGGCAGCCAGAGATGTGTTCACCAAAGGCTATG GATTCGGTTTAATAAAGCTGGACTTAAAAACAAAGTCAGAAAATGGATTG GAATTCACAAGTGCTGGGTCTGCTAATGTGGATACTGCTAAAGTTGCTGGCAGCCTGGAAACAAAATACAAATGGGTGGATTATGGACTGACATTCACAGAAAAATGGAATACTGATAATGTTTTGGGAACGGAAATTACCATTGAAGATCAg CTTCTGAAGGGGCTGAAGATTGGATTTGACTCTTCGTTTGCACCAAATACAGG GAAGAAAAGTGGAAAAATTAAGTCTGGTTACAAGAGGGAACATGTCAATTTGGGAGTTGACGTCGACTTTGACATTGCTGGCCCAGCTATACGTGGAGCCATCGTGGTTGGGTTTGAAGGATGGCTTGCAGGGTATCAAATGACCTTTGAAACGACAAAATCCAGAGTCTCCCAGAGTAACTTTGCTGTGGGATTCAAGGCAGACGACTTCCAGCTCCATACAAACGT AAACGACGGTACGGAATTTGGTGGCTCCATTTATCAAAAAATCAGTGACAATCTGGAAACTGGTATCAACCTCGCTTGGACAGCTGGGAATAGCAATGCTCGATTCGGAATTGCAGCAAAATACAAGATTGATGATGAAGCAACGTGCTCA ATTAAAGTGAACAATTCGAGTCTCATTGGACTAGGATACTCTCAAATTCTAAAGCCAG GTATTAAAGTAAGCCTGTCAGCGCTGCTGGATGGCAAGAATATTAATGGTGGTGGTCATAAACTTGGCCTTGGATTTGAGTTTGAAGCATAA